One Mycobacterium marseillense DNA window includes the following coding sequences:
- the uvrB gene encoding excinuclease ABC subunit UvrB: MAFATEHPVVAHSEYRPAEEAVAGLVRAGGRFEVVSPHDPAGDQPAAIEELERRINAGERDVVLLGATGTGKSATTAWLIERLQRPTLVMAPNKTLAAQLANELREMLPHNAVEYFVSYYDYYQPEAYIAQTDTYIEKDSSINDDVERLRHSATSSLLSRRDVVVVASVSCIYGLGTPQSYLDRSVELRVGTEVPRDGLLRLLVDVQYTRNDLSFTRGSFRVRGDTVEIIPSYEELAVRIEFFGDEIEALYYLHPLTGDVIRQVDSLRIFPATHYVAGPERMAHAISTIEEELAARLTELEGQGKLLEAQRLRMRTNYDIEMMRQVGFCSGIENYSRHIDARGPGSPPATLLDYFPEDFLMVIDESHVTVPQIGGMYEGDMSRKRNLVEYGFRLPSACDNRPLTWEEFADRIGQTVYLSATPGPYELSQSGGEFVEQVIRPTGLVDPKVVVKPTKGQIDDLIGEIRKRTDADQRVLVTTLTKKMAEDLTDYLLEMGIRVRYLHSEVDTLRRVELLRQLRLGEYDVLVGINLLREGLDLPEVSLVAILDADKEGFLRSARSLIQTIGRAARNVSGEVHMYADTITDSMKEAIDETERRRAKQVAYNEANGIDPQPLRKKIADILDQVYREADDSETVEIGGSGRNASRGRRAQGEPGRAVSAGVFEGRDTTSMPRAELADLIKDLTAQMMAAARDLQFELAARFRDEIADLKKELRGMDAAGLK; this comes from the coding sequence TCAGCCCGCACGATCCCGCCGGGGACCAGCCGGCGGCCATCGAGGAGCTGGAGCGCCGGATCAACGCGGGGGAGCGCGACGTGGTGCTGCTCGGCGCCACCGGGACGGGGAAGTCGGCCACCACCGCCTGGCTCATCGAGCGGCTGCAGCGGCCGACCCTGGTGATGGCTCCCAACAAGACGCTGGCCGCCCAGCTGGCCAACGAGCTGCGGGAGATGTTGCCGCACAACGCCGTTGAGTACTTCGTGTCGTACTACGACTACTACCAGCCTGAGGCGTACATCGCGCAGACCGACACCTACATCGAAAAGGACAGCTCGATCAACGACGACGTCGAGCGCCTGCGGCACTCCGCGACGTCGTCACTGCTGTCGCGCCGCGACGTGGTCGTGGTCGCGTCGGTGTCATGCATCTATGGCCTGGGCACCCCGCAGTCTTACCTGGACCGCTCGGTGGAGCTGCGGGTCGGCACCGAGGTGCCCCGGGACGGGCTGCTGCGGCTGCTGGTCGACGTCCAGTACACCCGCAACGACCTGTCCTTCACCCGCGGCTCGTTCCGGGTGCGCGGCGACACCGTGGAGATCATCCCGTCCTACGAAGAGCTGGCCGTGCGCATCGAGTTCTTCGGCGACGAGATCGAGGCGCTCTACTACCTGCACCCCCTGACCGGCGACGTGATCCGCCAGGTCGACTCGCTGCGCATCTTCCCGGCCACCCACTACGTGGCCGGCCCCGAGCGGATGGCCCACGCCATCTCGACGATCGAAGAGGAACTGGCCGCCCGGCTGACCGAGCTGGAGGGCCAGGGCAAGCTGCTCGAGGCGCAGCGGCTGAGGATGCGCACCAACTACGACATCGAGATGATGCGCCAGGTCGGGTTCTGCTCGGGCATCGAGAACTACTCGCGCCACATCGACGCCCGGGGCCCGGGCTCGCCGCCGGCGACCCTGCTGGACTATTTCCCCGAAGACTTCCTGATGGTCATCGACGAGTCGCATGTCACCGTGCCCCAGATCGGCGGCATGTACGAGGGCGACATGTCGCGCAAGCGAAACCTGGTCGAATACGGATTCCGGTTGCCGTCGGCGTGCGATAACCGCCCGCTGACGTGGGAGGAGTTCGCCGACCGCATCGGCCAGACGGTGTACCTGTCGGCCACCCCGGGTCCCTACGAGCTCAGCCAGTCCGGCGGCGAGTTCGTCGAGCAGGTCATCCGGCCCACCGGCCTGGTGGACCCGAAAGTAGTGGTCAAGCCGACCAAGGGCCAGATCGACGACCTGATCGGCGAGATCCGCAAGCGCACCGACGCCGACCAGCGGGTGCTGGTCACGACGCTCACCAAGAAGATGGCCGAGGACCTCACCGACTACCTGCTCGAGATGGGCATCCGGGTGCGCTATCTGCACTCGGAGGTCGACACGCTGCGCCGGGTGGAGTTGCTGCGTCAGCTGCGGCTCGGCGAGTACGACGTGCTGGTCGGCATCAACCTGCTGCGCGAGGGCCTGGACCTGCCCGAGGTGTCGCTCGTGGCCATCCTGGATGCCGACAAGGAGGGTTTCCTGCGATCAGCGCGCAGTCTGATCCAGACCATCGGCCGCGCCGCCCGCAACGTCTCCGGCGAAGTGCACATGTACGCCGACACGATCACCGACTCGATGAAGGAGGCGATCGACGAGACCGAGCGGCGCCGGGCGAAGCAAGTCGCCTACAACGAGGCCAACGGGATCGATCCGCAACCGCTGCGCAAAAAGATCGCCGACATCCTCGACCAGGTCTATCGCGAGGCCGACGATAGCGAAACGGTGGAGATCGGCGGGTCAGGCCGCAATGCGTCGCGCGGCCGGCGCGCGCAGGGGGAGCCGGGCCGTGCCGTCAGCGCCGGGGTGTTCGAGGGCCGCGACACGACCAGCATGCCCCGCGCCGAATTGGCCGACCTGATCAAGGACCTCACCGCGCAGATGATGGCCGCCGCCCGTGACTTGCAGTTCGAGCTGGCGGCGCGGTTCCGGGACGAGATCGCCGACCTCAAGAAGGAACTGCGCGGGATGGACGCCGCCGGCCTGAAATGA
- a CDS encoding MFS transporter, which translates to MTDAATITGGWRELLGARYLRTSILLAGGVALYATNEFLTTSLLPNTIAEIGGSRLYAWVTTLYLVGSVVAATMVNPMLLRVGARTSYLFGLAVFGVASLVCATAPTMHVLIAGRAMQGVAGGLLAGLGYAVINSALPRWLWTRGSALVSAMWGVATVVGPTTGGLFAQLGIWRWAFVAMAVLTVLMALLVPVALARVNPTNGIPRMKVPVWSLLIIGVAALAVSVAQIPRNTVATYGLLAAGILLVGLFVVVDWRMHAAILPPSVFSPGPLKWIYLTMGVLMGAAMVNTYVPLFGQRLAHLTPIAAGFLGAALALGWTVSEIVSASLENPRTIGRVVMVAPLVAASGLALGAVARRGDASNGTAALWAVALLVAGVGIGMAWPHLSARAMACVNDPAEGGAASAAINTVQLTSAAIGAGLAGVVVNTATGGEAVAAHLLFTVFTALSAAGVAVSYAATRATRQARPVANVG; encoded by the coding sequence GTGACCGACGCGGCGACTATCACCGGCGGCTGGCGAGAGCTGCTGGGCGCCCGGTATCTGAGGACGTCCATCCTGCTGGCCGGAGGGGTAGCGCTTTACGCCACCAACGAGTTCCTGACCACGAGCTTGTTGCCGAACACCATCGCCGAGATCGGCGGCAGCCGGCTTTATGCGTGGGTGACGACGCTGTACCTGGTCGGGTCTGTGGTCGCGGCGACGATGGTCAATCCGATGCTGCTGCGCGTGGGGGCGCGGACGTCGTATTTGTTCGGACTCGCCGTGTTCGGCGTCGCCAGCCTGGTTTGCGCGACCGCGCCCACCATGCACGTTTTGATTGCTGGGCGCGCGATGCAGGGGGTGGCCGGGGGCTTGCTGGCCGGGCTGGGCTACGCGGTGATCAACTCCGCGCTGCCTCGCTGGCTGTGGACGCGGGGCTCGGCGCTGGTGTCGGCGATGTGGGGCGTCGCGACGGTGGTGGGGCCGACGACCGGCGGCCTGTTCGCCCAGTTGGGGATCTGGCGTTGGGCCTTTGTCGCGATGGCCGTCCTGACCGTCTTGATGGCCCTGCTGGTGCCGGTCGCGCTGGCCCGCGTCAACCCGACGAACGGCATCCCGCGGATGAAGGTGCCCGTGTGGTCGCTGCTGATCATCGGTGTGGCCGCGCTGGCCGTCAGCGTCGCGCAGATTCCCCGCAACACCGTCGCGACGTACGGGCTGCTCGCCGCCGGCATCCTGCTGGTCGGCCTGTTCGTGGTCGTCGACTGGCGCATGCACGCCGCCATCCTGCCGCCCAGCGTGTTCTCGCCCGGGCCGTTGAAGTGGATCTACCTCACGATGGGCGTCCTGATGGGTGCGGCGATGGTGAACACCTATGTGCCGCTGTTCGGGCAGCGGTTGGCCCACCTGACGCCGATCGCCGCCGGCTTCCTGGGCGCGGCCCTGGCCCTCGGCTGGACGGTCAGCGAAATCGTCAGCGCCTCCCTGGAAAACCCGCGCACGATCGGGCGGGTGGTCATGGTGGCGCCCCTGGTGGCCGCGTCCGGACTGGCGCTGGGGGCGGTGGCCCGGCGCGGCGACGCGTCCAATGGCACCGCCGCCCTGTGGGCGGTAGCCCTACTGGTCGCCGGCGTCGGCATCGGGATGGCCTGGCCGCACCTGTCGGCCCGCGCGATGGCTTGCGTCAACGATCCGGCCGAAGGCGGCGCGGCCTCGGCGGCGATCAACACCGTCCAGCTGACCTCCGCGGCGATCGGCGCCGGGCTGGCCGGGGTCGTCGTCAACACCGCCACCGGCGGCGAGGCGGTCGCGGCTCACCTGCTGTTCACGGTGTTCACCGCGCTGAGCGCCGCCGGTGTGGCGGTGTCGTACGCGGCGACCCGGGCCACGCGCCAGGCCCGGCCGGTTGCCAACGTGGGCTGA